A region of Nostoc sp. 'Peltigera membranacea cyanobiont' N6 DNA encodes the following proteins:
- a CDS encoding XdhC family protein translates to MNELQAILEGFESSQKSGEMTFLATVVKTQGSTYRRPGAKMLMTDTGLIIGTISAGCLENDVFEYTKQRMSDGKPIVVTYDSTASEDILWGFGLGCNGIVQVLIERLETESRLNAIVFTQECFHQKHLGIIATVFAFEGGVDMKLGSRLLLYPNGKILTDIKDPNLIKSLSADTQAALANQKSSVKNYQLPLGSAEVFIEVIQPPTPLVIFGAGYDAVPVAQFAQALGWEVTVVDCRANEATKVRFSPPCNVILSNRDILHKQVLITDRTVAVVMTHNYLDDLEILKIILPSPARYIGILGPKHRTERLLQDLSTEKIVTTSEQLNRLYSPIGIDIGADTPEEIAIAIIAEIQAVLTNRKSNFLKNRNQPIHQNYQSNLNLLLAT, encoded by the coding sequence ATGAACGAATTACAAGCAATCTTAGAAGGCTTTGAGTCCAGTCAAAAAAGTGGTGAAATGACTTTTCTTGCCACTGTAGTTAAAACTCAAGGTTCAACTTATCGCCGACCGGGTGCCAAAATGTTGATGACAGATACAGGTCTGATTATTGGCACAATCAGCGCTGGTTGCTTGGAGAACGACGTATTTGAGTATACAAAACAACGAATGTCGGACGGTAAACCAATTGTTGTTACTTACGATAGCACTGCCTCTGAAGATATTCTTTGGGGCTTTGGTCTGGGGTGTAATGGGATAGTGCAAGTTCTTATCGAACGGCTGGAGACAGAAAGTAGACTCAATGCGATCGTTTTTACGCAAGAGTGTTTTCATCAAAAACATTTGGGTATTATTGCTACAGTCTTTGCTTTTGAAGGCGGGGTAGATATGAAACTTGGGTCGCGCTTATTGCTGTATCCAAATGGTAAAATTCTCACTGATATTAAAGATCCAAATTTAATTAAATCTCTGAGTGCAGATACTCAAGCAGCCCTTGCAAATCAAAAGTCAAGTGTAAAAAACTATCAATTACCTTTAGGCAGTGCAGAAGTTTTCATCGAAGTCATCCAACCGCCTACACCATTAGTAATATTTGGTGCAGGTTATGACGCTGTACCCGTAGCCCAGTTTGCTCAAGCATTAGGTTGGGAAGTTACTGTCGTCGATTGTCGAGCTAATGAGGCAACTAAAGTGCGATTCTCTCCGCCTTGTAATGTGATTCTTAGCAATCGAGATATTCTACATAAACAAGTTTTGATAACCGATCGCACAGTGGCTGTAGTAATGACTCATAATTATCTTGACGATCTAGAAATTTTAAAGATAATACTACCATCTCCTGCACGCTACATTGGCATTTTAGGGCCAAAGCATCGCACAGAAAGATTGCTTCAAGATTTATCGACAGAAAAAATAGTTACTACTAGCGAACAATTAAATAGATTGTATAGTCCTATTGGTATTGATATCGGCGCAGATACACCCGAAGAAATAGCGATCGCTATCATTGCAGAAATTCAAGCAGTGCTAACAAACCGCAAGAGTAATTTTTTAAAGAATCGGAATCAACCAATTCATCAAAATTA
- a CDS encoding aldo/keto reductase, with amino-acid sequence MEISRRSLLKTASASGLVAAGLAVSEGFLQPLLAQTEPIDEKTQLLTENSATPTRRGEMLYRNLGRTGEQVSVIGLGGYHIGSIKEEQESIKLIRSAIDRGINFMDNSWDYHNGRSHRWMGNALKNGYRDKVFLMTKIDGRSKSAAKMQIDESLKDLQVDRIDLMQHHEILRFEDPDRVFAPGGSMEAVVEAQKAGKIRYIGFTGHKNPLIHLQMLETATQNGFRFDTVQMPLNVMDAHFRSFEQQVLPVLVKNNIGVLGMKSIGESYILRSNTVSAIECLHYAMNLPTSVVITGIDSMEILDQAFEAVRTFKPMDQARVTALLARTREAAAKGQYERYKTTNQNDSTATNPAYLG; translated from the coding sequence ATGGAAATCAGTAGACGCAGCTTATTAAAAACTGCTTCCGCTTCGGGATTAGTAGCAGCAGGACTTGCAGTTTCGGAAGGATTTTTGCAGCCGCTTCTTGCCCAAACAGAACCAATTGATGAAAAGACTCAACTGTTAACTGAAAATTCAGCCACTCCAACTCGACGCGGCGAAATGTTGTATCGCAACCTTGGACGCACCGGAGAACAAGTATCTGTAATTGGTTTGGGTGGGTATCACATTGGAAGTATTAAAGAAGAGCAAGAAAGTATCAAGCTGATCCGCAGCGCCATCGATCGCGGCATCAACTTTATGGATAACTCTTGGGATTATCACAACGGACGTAGCCATCGGTGGATGGGAAATGCTCTGAAAAATGGTTATCGCGACAAAGTTTTCTTAATGACAAAAATTGATGGTCGCAGTAAAAGCGCTGCCAAAATGCAGATTGATGAATCGCTCAAAGATTTGCAAGTCGATCGCATTGATTTAATGCAGCATCATGAAATACTGCGCTTTGAAGACCCCGATCGCGTCTTTGCTCCTGGCGGCTCAATGGAAGCAGTTGTTGAGGCGCAGAAGGCGGGCAAAATTCGTTATATCGGCTTCACAGGACACAAAAATCCCCTGATTCATCTTCAGATGTTAGAAACTGCCACACAAAATGGTTTTCGCTTTGACACTGTACAGATGCCTTTAAATGTAATGGATGCCCATTTTAGAAGTTTTGAACAGCAGGTTTTACCTGTGTTAGTCAAAAATAATATTGGCGTGCTGGGAATGAAATCAATCGGTGAGTCTTACATTCTTAGAAGCAATACTGTCAGTGCGATTGAGTGCCTACATTATGCAATGAATTTGCCAACGTCAGTTGTAATTACGGGCATCGATAGCATGGAAATTTTAGACCAGGCATTTGAGGCAGTTCGCACGTTTAAGCCAATGGATCAGGCACGAGTTACAGCATTGTTAGCGCGTACCCGTGAGGCAGCAGCTAAAGGGCAATATGAACGATATAAGACCACAAACCAAAATGATAGTACAGCAACGAATCCAGCTTATCTTGGGTAA
- a CDS encoding xanthine dehydrogenase family protein molybdopterin-binding subunit, with protein sequence MNTGDKNTVVGKPLNRVDGHLKVTGVARYAAEFPVAKMTYGVTIQSTIAKGKIAQINTKAAEQVPGVLAVITHLNAPKADGEKGGGSKLQVLQDNVVLYSGQHIGVVVADTFERAMYAASLVQVRYDEEKPTINMGDNLAKAYLPKGKIPREESPDSAHGNVNQGLANAAVRVEQTYTTPIENHNPMEPHATTAVWQGDRLLLYDATQGIFSAQQKVAGVLGIEPEKVRVMSYFVGGGFGCKGSAWSHVPLAAIAARQVNRPVKLVLGRIQMYGPVGFRPETIQQVSLGATRDGKLTALRHSGTSQTSTFDEFIEPVGKSARMLYACPNIETSHRLVQIDQGTPTYMRAPGEASGSFALESAMDELAYALNIDPVELRVRNHADVDPTKGLPWSSKSLIQCYKLGAEKFGWQKRNPKPRSMRDGNYLIGWGMATATYPTNRSPASAIAQIMADGTAVVQSGSQDIGTGTYTVMTQVAAEALGLPVEKVRFELGDTKMPKTPVSGGSQTAASVSSAVHLAGNQVRSKLLQLALADQKSPLYSSKAEDVIAENGSFFLKNKSSATETYQAILARHGMKGIEARADAKPGDEQKKFSMHSFGSQFAEVRVNPDSGEVRVTRWVGSFGVGRILNAKTANSQLIGGIVYGIGMALMEHTVIDPNFGRVVNHDLAEYHVPVNADVPDIEVLFVDERDPHINPLGVKGIGEIGITGTAAAIANAVYHATGKRVRDLPITLDKLL encoded by the coding sequence ATGAATACAGGCGATAAAAATACAGTTGTTGGCAAACCCCTCAATCGAGTTGATGGGCATTTGAAGGTGACAGGAGTAGCACGCTATGCGGCTGAGTTTCCGGTAGCAAAAATGACTTATGGCGTGACAATTCAAAGCACGATCGCTAAAGGTAAGATTGCCCAAATCAATACCAAGGCAGCCGAGCAAGTACCGGGTGTATTAGCAGTTATTACTCACCTCAACGCGCCCAAAGCTGATGGAGAAAAGGGCGGCGGTAGCAAGCTGCAAGTGCTGCAAGATAACGTTGTGCTTTATAGCGGTCAGCACATTGGTGTCGTGGTTGCCGATACCTTTGAACGAGCAATGTATGCTGCCTCGCTGGTGCAAGTCCGCTATGACGAAGAAAAACCGACCATTAATATGGGGGATAACCTCGCTAAGGCATACTTACCTAAAGGTAAAATCCCTAGAGAAGAATCGCCCGATTCAGCGCACGGCAATGTCAATCAGGGACTAGCGAATGCGGCTGTCCGCGTCGAGCAAACCTATACTACACCAATCGAAAATCACAATCCGATGGAGCCTCATGCCACAACAGCAGTTTGGCAAGGCGATCGATTGTTGCTATATGACGCAACTCAGGGAATCTTTTCGGCTCAACAAAAAGTTGCGGGGGTATTAGGAATTGAGCCAGAGAAAGTCCGCGTTATGTCTTACTTTGTTGGCGGTGGCTTTGGTTGCAAAGGGTCGGCTTGGTCGCATGTGCCACTAGCAGCGATCGCAGCCCGACAGGTTAATCGCCCAGTAAAATTAGTTCTGGGACGAATACAAATGTATGGGCCTGTGGGCTTTCGACCAGAGACAATTCAACAAGTTTCTCTAGGTGCAACCCGCGACGGAAAATTGACCGCGCTGCGACACTCTGGCACTTCCCAGACTTCAACCTTCGATGAATTTATCGAACCTGTTGGTAAAAGCGCCCGGATGCTTTACGCTTGCCCGAATATCGAAACTAGCCATCGTCTAGTTCAGATCGATCAGGGAACACCAACCTATATGCGGGCCCCAGGCGAAGCTTCTGGGTCCTTCGCCTTAGAATCGGCAATGGACGAACTAGCTTATGCACTCAATATCGATCCGGTAGAACTGCGTGTGCGTAACCATGCGGATGTCGATCCTACTAAAGGACTGCCTTGGTCGAGCAAGTCACTCATCCAATGCTACAAGCTAGGAGCAGAAAAGTTTGGCTGGCAAAAACGCAATCCTAAACCCCGTTCGATGCGAGACGGCAATTATTTGATTGGTTGGGGGATGGCGACAGCTACTTATCCTACCAATCGTTCTCCGGCATCGGCGATCGCTCAAATTATGGCGGACGGCACAGCAGTTGTGCAAAGCGGTTCTCAAGATATTGGTACGGGAACTTATACTGTCATGACTCAAGTTGCAGCTGAGGCGCTTGGTCTACCAGTTGAGAAAGTTCGCTTTGAACTAGGCGATACTAAGATGCCAAAAACCCCGGTTTCCGGTGGTTCACAAACCGCCGCTAGTGTAAGTTCGGCTGTACATTTAGCGGGAAATCAAGTTCGCAGTAAGCTTTTGCAACTAGCACTTGCCGATCAAAAATCACCGCTTTATAGTTCAAAGGCTGAGGATGTGATTGCCGAAAATGGCAGCTTTTTCTTAAAAAATAAATCCTCCGCAACCGAAACATATCAAGCAATCTTGGCACGACATGGAATGAAAGGGATCGAAGCGCGTGCAGATGCCAAACCTGGAGACGAACAAAAGAAGTTCTCAATGCACTCATTTGGATCGCAATTTGCCGAAGTTCGCGTTAACCCTGATTCCGGCGAAGTGCGAGTAACGCGCTGGGTGGGAAGCTTTGGTGTTGGACGCATACTCAACGCTAAAACAGCCAACAGTCAACTCATCGGTGGAATTGTCTACGGTATCGGTATGGCACTGATGGAACATACGGTAATAGACCCGAATTTCGGACGGGTTGTTAACCATGATTTAGCTGAATATCACGTACCAGTGAATGCAGATGTTCCCGATATTGAGGTGTTGTTTGTCGATGAACGCGATCCACATATCAACCCGCTTGGTGTTAAGGGGATTGGTGAAATTGGCATTACCGGTACTGCGGCGGCGATCGCCAACGCCGTTTATCATGCCACAGGCAAGCGCGTTCGTGATTTGCCAATCACATTAGATAAACTGCTGTAG
- a CDS encoding FAD binding domain-containing protein has translation MQPFNYKKAGQAENAVALVAPDAEASYLAGGTSLIDLMKLNVQMPKELVDINPLPLSKIEMQGNSLRIGAMARNSDVAYDAIIQQRYPVLSEALLSGASPQLRNMATVGGNLLQRTRCYYFRDTSMPCNKRVPGSGCAAIEGYNRIHAILGGSDRCIATHPSDMAVAMVALDAVVQTRSPNGERSIPLVDFHLLPGETPERETVLQHGELIVAVDLPASNFAKRSHYLKVRDRASYAFAMASVAAALDIQNGIIRSARIALGGVGTKPWRAYDAEKALLNKPANQAAFQAAANAAVAGAKPQKYNAFKVELTRRTIVKALATVGGMA, from the coding sequence ATGCAGCCGTTTAACTATAAAAAAGCCGGACAAGCTGAGAATGCAGTGGCTTTGGTGGCTCCCGATGCCGAAGCTTCGTATCTTGCAGGTGGTACCAGCCTAATCGATTTGATGAAGCTGAATGTTCAGATGCCAAAAGAGTTGGTTGACATTAACCCACTCCCACTAAGCAAGATAGAAATGCAAGGTAACAGTCTGCGGATTGGAGCAATGGCACGCAATAGTGACGTTGCTTATGATGCGATAATTCAACAGCGTTACCCTGTGCTGTCAGAAGCGTTGTTGTCTGGGGCATCACCGCAACTACGAAACATGGCAACAGTGGGCGGAAATTTGCTACAACGTACCCGTTGCTACTACTTCCGCGATACTTCAATGCCCTGTAACAAGCGCGTTCCCGGTTCTGGTTGTGCGGCAATCGAGGGTTACAACCGCATTCACGCGATTCTTGGCGGCAGCGATCGCTGTATTGCCACTCATCCTTCCGATATGGCGGTGGCAATGGTGGCACTTGATGCAGTTGTGCAAACACGCTCTCCCAATGGAGAGCGCAGTATTCCCCTTGTAGATTTTCATCTCTTACCTGGCGAGACACCCGAACGGGAGACAGTTCTCCAACACGGAGAGTTAATTGTTGCCGTTGACTTGCCCGCTTCAAACTTTGCGAAGCGATCGCACTATCTAAAAGTCCGCGATCGCGCCTCCTATGCCTTTGCAATGGCATCAGTAGCGGCGGCGTTGGATATTCAAAATGGCATCATTCGCTCGGCACGCATTGCCCTTGGTGGGGTAGGAACAAAGCCTTGGCGTGCTTACGATGCGGAAAAAGCGCTTTTGAATAAGCCAGCAAACCAGGCAGCATTTCAAGCAGCAGCAAATGCCGCCGTTGCTGGAGCTAAACCTCAAAAATACAACGCATTTAAGGTCGAACTGACTAGACGCACCATTGTTAAGGCGCTGGCAACGGTAGGAGGGATGGCATGA
- a CDS encoding (2Fe-2S)-binding protein, with translation MKFRLKRRRLGQLMFVSTVAATTSNFVEKSVAQTPVKKTTPMLKSSIPETMKVTLKVNGTAHSLQIEPRVTLLDALREYIGLTGSKKGCDHGQCGACTVLVDGRRVNSCLTFAIMHTDAAITTIEGLEQGNNLHPMQAAFVARDAFQCGYCTPGQICSAVGLVKEGHAKSDADIRELMSGNICRCGAYPNIVAAVRDVLEGKKDAAV, from the coding sequence ATGAAGTTTAGGCTAAAACGCCGCAGGCTGGGTCAATTAATGTTCGTCAGCACAGTAGCGGCTACGACCAGTAATTTTGTGGAAAAAAGTGTAGCACAAACTCCGGTCAAAAAAACCACTCCAATGCTGAAAAGTTCGATACCTGAAACTATGAAGGTGACGCTAAAAGTGAACGGAACAGCACATAGTTTGCAGATTGAACCGCGTGTTACTTTACTTGATGCACTACGGGAATACATTGGGCTAACTGGTAGTAAAAAAGGTTGCGACCACGGTCAATGCGGTGCTTGTACGGTGCTGGTTGATGGGCGGCGTGTTAACTCATGCCTGACTTTTGCCATTATGCACACAGATGCTGCCATCACAACTATTGAGGGACTGGAGCAAGGAAATAATTTGCACCCGATGCAAGCTGCGTTTGTTGCCCGCGATGCATTTCAGTGCGGCTACTGCACACCGGGACAAATTTGTTCGGCAGTGGGTTTAGTCAAGGAAGGACACGCTAAATCAGATGCCGACATTCGGGAATTGATGAGCGGTAATATTTGCCGTTGCGGTGCTTATCCAAATATCGTGGCTGCTGTCCGCGATGTCTTAGAAGGAAAAAAAGATGCAGCCGTTTAA
- a CDS encoding nitrate transporter, with protein sequence MFLDILASLQRLFVGYIPAAVLGSFIGYLVGMNSMIYQLFRLIFQIPHSIPPIALLPIALIVFQESESAATSVVFIGTLWTMIINTAIGMRHFHRQNNNFRVAIFHIFHALKVSIWVAWFIVIAIEMLTGPKGLGFTLWEAYKAGNVDYIIQVILYIGIIGFLLDQLLDFAAYILSQMVSDGKKSS encoded by the coding sequence ATGTTTTTAGACATTTTAGCTAGCCTACAACGGTTATTTGTGGGTTATATTCCAGCTGCCGTTTTGGGTAGTTTTATCGGATATCTAGTAGGGATGAATAGCATGATTTATCAGCTATTTCGGCTGATATTTCAGATACCACATAGTATCCCTCCTATAGCTTTGCTACCTATTGCTTTAATAGTCTTTCAAGAGAGCGAATCGGCTGCTACTTCAGTAGTTTTTATCGGAACTCTCTGGACGATGATTATTAATACGGCAATCGGTATGCGACATTTTCATAGGCAGAATAATAACTTTAGAGTAGCTATATTCCATATATTTCATGCCTTGAAAGTTAGTATTTGGGTAGCCTGGTTTATAGTTATTGCTATAGAAATGTTAACAGGCCCAAAGGGACTTGGCTTTACCCTCTGGGAAGCTTATAAAGCGGGGAATGTTGATTATATAATCCAGGTGATTCTCTACATTGGTATCATTGGCTTTTTGCTGGATCAGTTACTAGATTTCGCAGCCTATATTCTGTCACAAATGGTATCAGATGGGAAAAAATCTTCCTAA
- a CDS encoding TIGR04376 family protein: MGLFDDLSRFLENRLEEFLRNNPHLELEALLEQLREQEEDTLKLIADLQLQEKRSQEDILSTAQEIQRWHIRVQKAKNANREDLASAAGEREAALLREGNQKWGHMQGLKERINQSQELLHKIQQRRQEVQAKAAEAQTARDNAQTQQRFETSGWSNKTSSSSSGFDDLEEQFRSWETQDELEQMKRNLGK; encoded by the coding sequence GTGGGCTTATTTGATGATTTGAGTCGGTTTTTAGAAAACCGTTTAGAAGAATTCTTGCGTAACAATCCACATTTGGAGTTAGAGGCGCTGCTAGAACAGCTGCGTGAGCAAGAAGAAGACACGTTAAAGCTGATCGCAGATTTACAATTACAAGAGAAGCGATCGCAAGAAGACATTCTCTCCACCGCTCAAGAAATTCAGCGTTGGCATATCCGCGTTCAAAAAGCCAAAAACGCTAATAGAGAAGATTTAGCCAGTGCTGCGGGTGAGCGAGAAGCAGCCCTATTGCGCGAAGGAAATCAGAAGTGGGGACACATGCAAGGGCTGAAAGAACGCATTAACCAATCTCAAGAACTACTGCACAAAATTCAGCAACGCCGACAGGAGGTGCAAGCCAAAGCCGCCGAAGCACAGACAGCCCGCGACAACGCGCAAACTCAGCAGCGTTTTGAAACCAGTGGTTGGTCAAATAAAACTAGTAGTTCTTCTAGTGGTTTTGATGACTTAGAAGAGCAGTTCCGTAGCTGGGAAACTCAAGATGAGTTAGAACAAATGAAGCGCAATCTAGGGAAATAA
- a CDS encoding DUF3131 domain-containing protein: MSSDFQPPPKNLSMLATVGGVVTAVIAIAILNVWSKQLSKASIEKPEVSTSETASRQLVQPKKPESAVSGAKATEIVASLDAKSVVLPGQSIPKNQLTVAIIPYVAPGVGKLTSEETKTARIAWSYFQRNWNDETGLVNSVDGFASVSMWDQTGAIAALVSARELNIVPAAEFEAKMSKMLKTLASMPLYKGELPNKVYNAKTLVPVNYGQLEKREEIGWSAIDLGRMAIWLKVVGAKYPQLRLETEAVWKSWQVKRLTKNGQMYGTAVIKGKEQYNQEGRLGYENYAAYGLKLWGLNVTQALDYQTNAAFVNLYGQGIPYDRRDFKNSGANNYVLSEPYILDGIETGFQALPKAYADRILAAQAARYEATQQLTAVTEDNLDRPPYFVYSSLFVNGEPWATITDTQQKHNDLRFLSAKAAIGWHVLYNTNYTSQLFNFVQANLNSKDGWYNGFYESLHQPNKTLTANNNGVILESLLYKQVGQPLTVWAGVKSQKLTQRAIRTP; the protein is encoded by the coding sequence ATGAGTTCAGATTTTCAACCACCACCTAAGAACTTGTCCATGCTAGCTACTGTAGGAGGAGTAGTTACGGCTGTAATAGCGATCGCAATTTTGAATGTTTGGTCTAAGCAACTTTCTAAGGCTTCGATAGAAAAACCTGAAGTCTCAACATCCGAAACCGCTTCACGCCAGTTGGTACAACCAAAGAAACCCGAAAGCGCTGTCTCTGGTGCTAAAGCAACCGAAATAGTTGCTAGCCTTGATGCTAAATCTGTAGTTTTACCAGGTCAATCCATTCCCAAAAACCAACTCACAGTAGCCATAATTCCTTATGTTGCTCCGGGAGTGGGAAAACTGACTTCAGAGGAAACGAAAACTGCACGTATTGCTTGGTCATACTTCCAGCGCAACTGGAATGATGAAACTGGCTTGGTCAATTCCGTTGATGGCTTTGCCTCTGTCAGTATGTGGGATCAGACAGGCGCGATCGCAGCCTTAGTTAGTGCCAGAGAACTTAATATTGTGCCTGCGGCTGAATTTGAAGCCAAAATGAGCAAAATGTTGAAAACACTGGCATCAATGCCCTTATACAAAGGTGAACTACCCAACAAAGTCTACAATGCCAAAACCCTTGTCCCCGTTAATTATGGTCAACTAGAAAAACGCGAAGAAATTGGTTGGTCAGCCATCGATTTAGGGCGGATGGCAATCTGGCTGAAAGTTGTCGGGGCAAAGTATCCACAATTGCGACTAGAAACAGAAGCAGTTTGGAAAAGTTGGCAAGTCAAGCGTCTTACCAAAAATGGGCAAATGTACGGTACTGCCGTTATTAAAGGTAAAGAACAATACAACCAAGAAGGGCGCTTGGGCTATGAGAATTATGCTGCTTATGGTTTAAAGCTTTGGGGCTTGAATGTTACACAAGCATTGGATTATCAGACCAATGCTGCCTTTGTCAATCTTTACGGACAGGGAATTCCTTACGATCGCCGCGACTTTAAAAACTCTGGAGCTAACAACTATGTTCTCAGCGAACCCTACATTTTAGATGGCATCGAAACTGGATTTCAAGCTTTGCCAAAAGCTTATGCCGATCGGATTTTAGCTGCTCAAGCAGCACGTTATGAAGCCACACAACAATTAACTGCTGTCACCGAAGATAACTTAGATCGTCCGCCATACTTTGTTTACAGCAGCTTGTTTGTGAACGGAGAACCTTGGGCAACTATCACAGATACCCAACAAAAACACAACGATTTGCGATTTCTCAGTGCCAAAGCTGCGATCGGCTGGCATGTACTTTACAACACTAATTACACTAGTCAGTTATTTAATTTTGTCCAAGCTAACCTTAACTCTAAAGATGGTTGGTATAACGGCTTTTATGAATCTCTCCATCAGCCGAATAAAACTCTCACCGCTAACAATAATGGCGTGATTTTAGAAAGCTTACTGTATAAACAGGTCGGACAACCACTTACCGTTTGGGCAGGGGTTAAAAGTCAGAAGTTAACCCAGAGGGCTATTAGAACACCGTAA
- a CDS encoding peptidoglycan-binding domain-containing protein → MNWKLLALIPVLTLATAVPAYSLTNNKSHNRIAATQVAQNPQQGNIMKKPNAMHKSNGMVNHSRAMANHSTALTVGSRGEAVKTAQNALKQQGFYTANVNGVFDNKTRSAVIKFQKSKGLRADGILGHRTLAALK, encoded by the coding sequence ATGAATTGGAAACTGCTTGCTTTGATCCCTGTTTTGACTTTAGCTACTGCTGTACCTGCTTACTCTTTAACTAATAATAAAAGCCACAATCGGATTGCTGCGACTCAAGTGGCACAAAATCCTCAGCAAGGCAATATAATGAAAAAGCCTAATGCTATGCACAAGTCTAATGGTATGGTAAACCATAGTAGAGCTATGGCAAACCATAGTACCGCACTCACAGTAGGTAGCAGGGGAGAAGCAGTCAAAACTGCTCAGAATGCTTTAAAACAACAAGGATTCTATACTGCAAATGTGAATGGTGTCTTTGATAATAAGACACGTTCAGCAGTGATCAAATTTCAGAAGTCTAAAGGATTAAGAGCAGACGGCATACTTGGACACCGGACTTTGGCTGCTCTCAAATAA